The Tenrec ecaudatus isolate mTenEca1 chromosome 13, mTenEca1.hap1, whole genome shotgun sequence genome segment AACCGATGATGTCATCTCACATTTATAAGAGAACTTAAATGattcatttcatttaaaaaaatccttttttggggggtttatttttccatgaattttttaaagtCCCCCTATGTTATCCATCTGTCCCTTCTAAGGCCCTGCTCTTAAAAATGTCCCCTTTCACCACTGTGATTGTTTTACAGCCACTTCTAACTTTTAGATCCTGCTTCACATGTGCAATTTTTTTCATTGTCTTCCTGAGAGAggcccttttctttttctttattcttttaaaaaaatcattttattgggggctcgtacaactcttaccacaatccgtacatccatctgttgtgtcaagcacatttgcacatttgttgccatcatcattttcaaatcattttctttctacttgagcccttggtatcagctcctcatttccccccctccctcaccctccttcctccctgaacccctgatcatttataaattattattattttttcatgtcttacactgaccaatgtctcccttcacccacttttctgttgtccatcccccagggagggggatatatgtagattattgtaatcagttgcccctttctccccccaccttccccttcgctTCCTGGCATGgctgctctcaatattggtcctgaggggttaatctttcctggattccctgtggttccagctcttatctgtacccatatacatgctatggtatagccagatttgtaaggtagaactggggtcatgatagtgggggtgaggaagcattaaagaactagaacagtggttctcaacctgtgggtcgtgaccccttggggtgtcaaatgacccgttCACAGGGTttgcccaattcaaaacagtagcaaaattatagttatggagtagtaacaaaaataattttatggttggggggtcaccacaacatgaggaactgtattaaagggtcacggcattaggaaggttgagaaccactgaactagaggaaagttgtatgcttcattggtgttactctgcactctgactggttcgtctcatccctgtgacccttcttaaggggatgtccagttgcctacagatgggcttttggtctccactccacattccccctcgttcacaataatatgattttttttgttttgggtcttggatgcctaatacctgatcccatggtcaCCTCCTGCTtatacagactggtgtgtttcttccacgtgggctttattgcctttaagatcctagatgctatgttttttgatagccaggcaccatcagctttcttcaccacatttgcttatacacatactttgtcttcagcgattgtgtcgggacgGTGGACATCatcgagatagttaaagtttattgtgccaactggccaataaacacatgtggggttaattcaaggacagagagataaatggctcggtgagcctcgcctttcaagttctccagtctcttgctttctgatggttggaccagggtgcaactgccctaaccagttccctacttcagctggcaaggctcacttcttgcaagacatccccgaggagaagctgcatggacctaccccgatgcagccctgggtgctggaacagccatgcggagactcctgccagtgctgagatacttacacattcactgattcagctttcctcttgcagttggcatcattgcatgtattttgtgagatgcaggaggactttgtggattaatgttggacttatgggcttgggtagtactgggttgggatgttttcttgatgaacacataacctttatataaaactctctcttatacatgagtttctgtagatttgtttttctaaaattcCCAGACTCACTCAATCATGGAATGTCAGcttaatacaacaaagtgttcttacattgagggagtacttgaatgcaggcccaatgtccatctgctttcttaaaaaatttttttttaaaatcattttattggagatttgtacaactcatcacaatccacacatacatccattgtgtcaagcacacctgcacatttgtgtccctcatcattctcaaaacatttgctttctacttgagcccttggtatcagctcctcatttcccccctccctccccactcacccctctgcTATAAAccattgacaatttataaattattattatttgtcatatcttatactgtttaaCGTCCCCCTTCACTGTTCATccctcagggaagaggttatttgtagatccttataatcagtttcccctttctcccttccctccccctccaccctcccagtatcaccattctcatcactggtcctgaggggttcataggtcctggattccctgtgtttctagttttcTATCTTTGCCAGTGAACATCCTCCAATCCAGTaggatttgtaagataaaattgggatcatgaaagtgaggggaggaggaagcatttaagaactagaagaaagttgtatatttcatcgttgctacactgcaccctgactggcccgtcttctccccgCAACCCCTCTGtaggaggatgtccagttgcctagagatgggctttgggtccccactgtgcactccccctcattcacaatgatatgattttttgttctttgatgccttatacctgatccctttgacacctcatgatcacaccagctggtgtgcttcttccacgtgggctttgttgtttctcagctagatagcttcCTGttagtcttcaagcctttaataccccagactctatatcttttgatagccaggcaccatcagctttcttcaccacatttgcttatgcacacactttgtcttcagcgatcgtgccaggaaggtgtgcatctcagactgctgaacagttagaacaaagtgttcttgtgttgagggagtacttgattaggagcacactgtccatctgtttcctcaatactaaacctataaatatatgtacatagatctatttccccctcatcgtatataaatatatttacatatgttcatgcctgtatttagacctctataaatgccctttgcctcctagttctttcctctatttccttttactttcctcttgtcccactatcatgttcagccttcatttgggtttcagtaattcctcttggttacattgcccttgattaagcccaccaggcctcctacactgagAGGCCCTTTTCATTCTGTGAAATTTTCCTGATCTGGACTATCTTTGGGTTTTTATTCTCTTATTTTTAGAATGTGTACTTTTTCCTAGGACAGTATATACCTAGGATTGGGATCGTTAAATCGTGTGACATGCATATTTTTATAGTAGATAATTATTTTTCTCATGCAGCAGTCTAGATTGGGATATGAAGGAAATTTTACCTCAGGGTTGGGTGCAATGTATTTAAAGAAACTATATCCTATAAGGCTtattataatattattaaaatcaACTTGTGAGGTCTTTCACTCATAATTTGAAGAAAGCACAGATCTCAGCTTCAGAACATGTTGCTGGAGatgaatgtggtagttacataatttggtgtcatttTGGGACCTGAGGGGATTAAgagtgaggggtggagtctagtctgtcaatcagtttATATCCAGTGAGGTCTctatgtgggtatggccttcccctgagaattctggaaattcgTGTATTTTGTCCTTGGAGGTGGAATACACtcgctctctgctcactccctgagagacactctacttacaagacacatggcactacactgacagactccatgccctgggaactgaaggagctgcatggagagccctgccaatactgagatgcttctactaccactggatccacaagacttctcacccactggcctatgatcttcctgcattcagcatcattgcatgtgtttcatgagtctgaagaggactttatagattgacattgaacatatgggctaatataggacttatggacttgatctggactggactgggatgttttctcaatattcaactgctcttgtatataaagctctttttatatacatatgagtgtttatgaatttgtttctctagtctacccagactaacaatgcATATTGAGTGGCTAGGAGGAACAAAGACCATTGCTAAATAGTGGACTTTTGTCTGAATTTACCTAGTATATTACAAAAATTCGTGAAAGTGGAACTACAAGGCCAGGTCCAGGGCCATAGTGGCAAAGATCACCGCTAGGCTGTCTTGCAACAATAATGGCATTAGCTGCAAATTTCCATCAGCCACAGGGGAAGTGGAAGTTCACTGAAAGACTTGGAACAAGGGGAGAGGGATAATCACTTGCAGAGTCCCTGCTGTTCACAATTGCGATGTaaattttatatacattatcTTTTTCTAATCATCAAGGTAGCCCTGGGAGCTGTACATAACCATGTTGTTATAAAGTCAAACAGGCATAGCCAGTTTAGACCATCCCTGGTGTGTGGTGGGATGAAATTTgaagcagaagcagagagagaaacccCAAGGACCTTGAAAGAGCAGCACTCTCatgttctctgtctgaagtgggggAGGCCGCTGTGACCAGATGCGTCAGAGACTTTGGCATGGGTACTCAGAGGAGCAACAATGAGACTGTGGGGTACCTCCTCCTCATCTGGCCCAAGACTTTAAAATTGTGGGACAGAGTGCTAAGTGGGCTGACTTTGTGACTCATAGAGGCTAAAGCCAAGGGGCCATGTGACTGAGAGACTAAGAGACTTGGCTACCATGTGACGGAGAGACTGAGAACTTGGAGAGAGACTTTCTATGTATAGAAGCTTATAATCTGAGACGTTCTATGTATTGTAATTAGAAGCTTATCATCTGAAAATGCATAGACTTTTACTTCTTCTTTTCCAATTTGGATGCTTTTAATTTCCATTTGTTGCCTGCTAACTCTGGataagacttccagcacaatataGAAAAGATGTGGTAAGAAAGGGCTGGTTTTTCTGGTTCCAACTCCAAAGGGGAAAGcatttcagtttctctccattgaCGGTCAGATTACTCATTGattttattgtattgaggaatttttcttctatttaaaaaatcattttattgggggctagtacaactcttatcacaatccatacatccatccattgtgtcaagcatatatttgtacatttgctgccaccatcattatcaaaacatttgctttctacatgaacccttggtatcagctcctcattccctccccaaccctccccgcttcctgctttctgatgaacccttgataatttattttgtcaAATACCCTTTTTCCTCATTAATTGGCACGATCACATGGCCATTTCCCTTTGTTCTATTTGTGTGATGGATGACTTGTTATTCCTCAGTTGTTGAACAATCCTTGcgtacccactgtcatcaagactgcaactcagagtgaccttaagcagaatttccaaggctgcaaatattTCTGGGAGCCAATAGTCTCTTATTTCTCTGAGGAGtcactggtgaatttgaactgctggctttgatgtTAGCAGTCAAATGTTTACCTGACATGCTTATTTTGAATCTCCCTTGGTCACGCTATATTGTGGATTCACTCTCATTTTAGTGACATCTGATTTGAGTATCATGGTTATTCTTGCGTCCTAAAAATGAATTCAAGAGTTTGGCATCTTTTCTATACTCTGGAATGGTTTCTATACAATTAATTCCAACTCTTCTCTGAACACTTAGTACAATTCATCAGTGAAGCCATCTGAACCTGGATTTTTCATTGGGGGGTAGTTTTTAAATGATCTAATCAATTTCTGCTTTGGTTATGGATTTGTTCCGATTTTTTACGTCTGTCCATGTTAGCTTAGGTGGGTGGTATTTTCAGATCTTTGtccattttctctagattttctaatCTATTACAGCAGTTCTTCATAGTATTCCAATTTTAGccctttttatttcattgtttctgctgtgatgttactcagttcatttatttgttttatccGCATCTTCTCCCTTGTTAGATTTATCAATGGTTTGTCAatcttgttaatcctttcaaagaattaatccttgtcttgttgattctattacttttttctcttctgtttatgtctgctttattatttatttattttgatagcGGCTAGGTttttccttgttttttccccttctaATTGTTGGACATGTTGTATTAAggtgttggttttgtttcttttctccttttcaacatgtctttattgatataaatttccctctgagcactgCTTTTACAGTCTCCCAAAAgtctgggtctttttttttttcattctcatttaattcaagtaatttttattttcattttaacttaTTCTCTTACCCAGTTATTTTAAAGCTGGGTattgttcaatttccatgtattccATGTTTTCTCCTCATATTCTTATTGCTGACTTCTAACTTTATAGCACTGTGATCAAGTAGGTTATTTTCCAAGATCTCACTGTCTAAATTTATTGAAACTTGTTGTGAGGCCTAATTATGGTCTattctggagaatgttccatATGAACTAGAAAAGAATATATATTGCATTGCTTTTGGATCACAAGAACCCTgatggctgctaatcacaagatcagcagttcaaaaccaccaagcctggtagaaagacagggctttcaattcccgtacagtttcagaaactcaccagagATATTCTCAGCATAGAAAATTATGTATATTATGTATATTAAATTATGTTCTATGGGGTTCTTATAAGCCACATTTGActagatggccatgagtttggcttgggtttggtTTGCTGGGATGGAGGGCTCTGTATCAGTCTATGAATTCAAGTTGGTTGATTATGTTGTTTAGCTCTTCTGTCTTCATTGAGTTATTTATAGTTGTTTGAGCCTTCATTGAAAATAGTGTATTTAAAGGCTCCCATTAGTATTACAGAAGTGTTTCCTGCTTCAGTTCTGTAAGACGTTGATTAGTGTATTGATTAGTGAGGCTCTTGCATTGGGCACATAGCTATTTATTATGGTTATATCCCCTTCTCCCAAccctttaatcattatataatgCCCTTCTTTGTCTCGAATGCTGGATTTTGCCTTAAAGTCTATTTTACCAGAAATTCGTAATAGCATTCCTACTCTTTTATGAAGGCCATTATCTTGATATATTTGTTCCCAAACTTTGACTTTCAgtctattttgtttttgtgtctaAACACCTCTTATAGACAGCATATTGATGGGCTCTGTTTTTGATCTATGATGATACTCTCTCATTCTTGACTGGTGCATTGAATCTATTTATATTTGGTTTAATTACTGtagttgatgtgtttgaactgccaacctgacagtagcagtccaatgcttacttggtagggctccaggaatttatggcTGTAATTTGGCTTTGTGCTTTTCAGAGGTGCTATTGATTTACTTAATATACACAATTTTCTGTGCTGAGGTAATTTTGTTTGTATGTATTCCTGTCATTTCGTCACTGCTGTTGTTTTAGTATTCACTCAAACCTGTTTTTTCTCATCTGTATTTTTAGGAGGTATTCATTTTCTTTGAAGTGACACTGTAACGTATACATTTCTTTCAGCATTTAAAATAGTCTGTTATATCTTGAAATTATCTAGACTGATGAATTATCTAGTGTTCTGATGGTGCTGTAGGCATTGGACTACAAATACAAGGGTGGTGGTTCAAGCCAACAGCCAATCGAAAGGAGCAATACaaagctgtctgcttccctgaTAATTTAAATCTGCCAAAAgaacatttggatatttataacatcatctgCTGACCATACTGGTTACACATTTCATTAACGTACCCCTAATGTGCTTCTTTGGTGAGGCATGTGATGTTAGCCAGTATTGATGGCTTTATATGCCTTATATGGCCCACTGGCCAGGATTCCCCAACCCTAATTTAAGGTTTCAAAAACCCTATATATGGATCACTATTCCCAGACTCAACGAAGTGGATAAGTACACTATTCTATTTAATTTGCAGTTATCGTTATTATAGGTTGATATTTCTGGTTTCctattttcagatttgttttgCTTCCTATACTTCTAAATTTGGATTGACTTCTGGGTGTCATTCTGTTAATCTTGAGTTGTTGTCTACTGTTGTTAGTTTTCTGCCCAAATAACTTGCCTTAGTTCTTGTTTATCTGGAAATGTTCTAATTTCTCTACCATATTTTCAGGATAATTTTGGCTATGggattcttggttggcaattatttttctttcagagttttataGTTACCattccattgccttcttgcctgcacggtttcttccaaaagaaaataaactatTCTTATTGGTTTGCCTTTGTAGGTAACTTGTTGTTATTTTTCCTGAGATACTctcaggaatttttttttgtctttggtttctgAAGTTTGATCATTTTCTTTTGGAGTCTATCCTTTTGAGGGCTGTTTGGCCCTTGAATGCACATCCTGTCTTTTGTGACTGCAGGGAATTTTGTTTCATCAATTCTCTGACAAGTTTCTTTGTGCTCaatgggcatttataaaggtctaaatacaggtacgtacgtatgtaaatatatttatatataacaatagggaaatagctctatgtacatatatttatatattaagtattaaggtatcagacagatattgggcctctactcaagtactccctcaatgcaagaagattttgctctaataacctggcattctgtgatgctcacctcctgacatgatcactgaagacaaaatgggtgcataagcaaatgtggtgaagaaagttgatggtggctggcatctgggatcttaaaggcttaaagataaacaagcagccatctagctgagaagcaacaaggcccacatgaaagaagcacaccagcctgtgtgatcatgaggtgctgaaaggatcaggtatcaggcatcaaaaaacaaacaaatcatatcaatacgaatgagggggagtgtagagtggagacctaaagtctatctgtaggcaattggacatccccttacagaagggtcacaaggaagagatgagccatttggggtgcagtatagcactgatgaaacatacaactttcctctagttctttaatgttcccccctccaccccaactatcatgatcccaattctaccttacaaatccggctagaccggagcttgtacatgggtacagatgagagctggaaacacagggaatccaggacagataaacctctcaggaacaatattgagagtagagataccaggaggggaaggggaaagttgggggagaatggtggaactgatcacaatgatctacataaaacctcctcccatgaggacagacaacacaaaagtgggtgaagggagacatcagacagtgtaagacatgaaaaaaaaattatcaagggtttgtgagggagggagggtaggggaaggagggaacaaatgaggaactgataccaagggttgaaatagaaagcaaatgttttgagaatggtgatggcaacaaatgtataaatgtgcttgacacaatggatggatggatggattgtgttaagaattgtacgagcccccaataaaattatttaaaaaaccaaacaaaccaaaaattgtGGTCCATACATTCAATGGAGTACTctgcatctctaaaaagcagtgatgaatgcatgaaacacatcgctgcatggggagAAGTGGAGAGGGCAACAAATTTATTTGTGCTGTTtggtgtttcttcctcttctggagttcTGATCAAAAGTAAGTTATTGCTCTAGGACCCACATAGTACTTAGGTTTCCtttggattttttgttcttctttatctCTTTCAGATTGTCCCCATAACAGATTGATTTGTCTTTTAGCTCACTAATTTGGCTTTTTATTGATTCAATTTTGCTCTTTTAATATATTACTAACGATCAagtcttagtattaatcttctgtatgtttatttgcttttttggtatgttttctaatttttcatttattttgtgaaTTGGTTCTTGTAGTGTTTTTCCTGAATTCTcttaaagttttttttcttttgttttccttgatTTCTTCTGTAGCTTTgtcaatattttctaaatttattGAAGAAGCCtaaatatcattttttaaattccttATCAGGTAGTTCAAATGCGTTTCATTACTTAGAAAAGTCTTCTGGCTCTGTTTATTGGTCAATTGCTTGGACTACTCTGTCATGTTTCTTAGTGCGAATTGAAATTGTCTGTTTTCCAGAGATATTGTGGTGTTATATTTGAATCTGTTGATGCTTTTATGCTTTTGAGACCTTAGGCACCCCCTGTGTCCTGGTGGGCTTTGTTTGCTGTTCAGATAACACAGTTGAGGGCTCTTTTGCCTGTTGCTTTCAACTCTCTATTGCTGataaagcagcacagggaggtggCCTTCTCAGAGCTGGCGTGGCTGCAGGAGGTATGCACGTAGTCAGACTGCAGAGACGCTGTTGCTGTCTCCTGTCAAGTGGGGTAAGAAAGACGAGAGAAACAGAATGAGAGTGAGAACAAGGTGCTTGATACCAAGCACACGTGTGTGAAAGTGAGAAGTAAAAACtaacaacagaaaaataaataaagaaatcaaggggAAAAATACAAGTGACGTCATTAAAGTACATCAAAAGAAAAGGTTTCAATAACTacaaaaaaggacaggaagtgggggagaggaaaaatacaataaataaacCTAGGGAGTTGAGAagagaaagggaaaagaaaatggtAAAGACATAGCTAAGACATCAGTAAAAATGAGAGACAGAACGAGGGGACGCAACCTAGGCAGGCTGAGCCGCTGCCGTCGCCATGACCCCGGTAACCAACGCGAGCTTGCCCGCCAGAAGAATATGAGAAAGCAGAGCGACTCGGTTAAGGGAAAGCGCCCAGACGACGGGCTTTCTGCTGCTGCCCGCAAGCAGAGGAACTCGGAGATcatgcagcagaagcagaaaaagGCAAATGAGAAGAAGGAGGAACCCAAGTAGCTTTGTGGCTTTGTGtccaaccctcttgccctccgccTATGTGCCTGGAGCCAGTCCTACCACGTTCGCAGGTCCCAGCACCGATGGCATCCTCTTTGCCCTGAGTCTGCAGCGGGTCCCtgtagtgcttccttccccccaggtAGCGCCTCGCCCCCTGGGCCACACCTGTGAGGCGAGAGGGTTACCCCTTCCCAGTGTTTTTTATTCCTGTGGGGCTCACCCCAAAGTATTAAACGTAGCTTTGTaattcaagaaagaaagaaagaaagaaagaaagaaagaaagaaagaaagaaagaaagaaagaaagaaagaaagaaagaaagaaagaaaaggaaaggaaaaagaaaagagaagcaagtaaaaaaccccaaacaaacaaacaaaaaacaaaagagagaaagaaaagtttaaaaactagagaaggaaaagaagaggaaaaccaATTAGTGGAAAAAATGATTGGGGGGAGAGAACCCAGTATGGGTAGGTACCCTCTGCAAGCTAATGAGCTCCTATAGGTGGGAGGGGTTGGGATAGCAATCTTAGATGGAATTCCTGCTGGCCTAGATGTCATCTAGTGGTAGGAAAACTGGTTTAGAAGTTCATGCAGACTCAGGTCGTGGCTTAAGTCGGAGGGCTTATCCCCAGAAACGATTTTCTTTTAGGTTCAGCGAGCAGCTAAGGGTATTCTGGCTTGTTATGGAAGGAGCTCCCATCTGTCCAGGGATGGCCAGCATTGCATTGTTCTGATGGTGTGATGAAAGGGGGCTTAAACATCGCCAACATCAAGGTGGTCAGGAATGGCTCTGGCATCAGGTAGGGCAGGTACAATTTGGGGGCGGGTAGGGGGTGTCACAAACCACTGTGTGGGTGAGCATAGCAGCTGGCCATGCATCTGGTCACCAGGAGGGTACAGGAAATATGGGAGGATCCCACCTTTTTCATCATCTGCCACCAGACTGCCAGGTCTCTTGTCTGTTCTGAATGCTGCTTGCCTAAGTTCAAAATGAACCATACCCTATTAGGCGAGCCAACAATTCCCCTATCTGTGTCCTCTCTCAGTGCTTTTGTTTGCCTCTTTTCCTATTCTAGCAGAATcacctgtttttgttttatttggtatCCTGTGTTTCATGTAGAGGCTCTGCCTAGTTCACCAACTGTTTGCCTAGTTCACCAACTAGCTGGAAGTCTACGAGTTCATTTTGCAATAAACATCGTCTTCCCCAGGATGTTTACAATGACGCTTTTCTTAGAAGCAGAATACTAGTCACTTTACTAAGCATATCTGTGCAGATTCAACCCTCTAGCTTTTGGGTTAGAGCCAACTGTGCTAGCTTTGTGCATCACGTAAGAACTCCTGATACATGCTAGCTACTATGTATTGATTTTTGAAAAttaggccatgtgaagatgaactcatttttttaaattaataaatatttttattggggctcatacaactcttatcacaatccatacgtatacatacatcaattgtataaagcacatccatacattccccgccccaatcattctcaaagcattcgctctccacttaagccctttgcatcaggtcctctttttttttttccctccctccccgctcccccctcccaatgtgcccttggtaatttttacatcgttattttgtcatatcatgccccatccggagtctccctccccacccttctctgccgtccctctcccagtgaggaggtcacacg includes the following:
- the LOC142424646 gene encoding small EDRK-rich factor 2-like produces the protein MRKQSDSVKGKRPDDGLSAAARKQRNSEIMQQKQKKANEKKEEPK